Proteins encoded within one genomic window of Mya arenaria isolate MELC-2E11 chromosome 13, ASM2691426v1:
- the LOC128214476 gene encoding uncharacterized protein LOC128214476: MSTEKSFSTRGTLSTLHEQDENLIPGLPEKLITCPVCKKTLKTPKCLPCLHSVCMKCLHAHIMASGRLGKTFPCPVCGESTPAPAVDLKAEEWAKHFTSNPLVDTVIDAIELRKGDRKCDPCRTNRKRALAITWCSSCREALCSTCTGSHRGMRLTRGHALIDLSTIASQPVAAIIQDEKCPDHGDQFLVFYCRDHRQQCCPTCAIAVHRRCENVLEMSKLGKDIRTQGKADKLLKRLHACIEEQQTALLNKGDARDALVSKKIDTLKEIRDLKIKIVELLDDMETAFIKEFDLLHQEHEHELKASIDAGNRITGTMENTASMLQAAITHASDSQLFTTFEKIQDECRRYEKYTLENRKECKELVYTFKMDERLRSVATTVRKFGHLSIQNDEGSSKPLRECSVRETSIFGARTPFDDLRGVDAFHNGDVIISDRMSKSVLLFRNSGEFVSHVNFNARPWGVAVLGVRTACVSLPESREIHILKSSYTSLEDFRTISTGISCFALTNFVGEYLAIQHREEKEEKGRVQIAQSDKQLTHKVAIDITANHDNIQGITYDEATSKIYISTDFDAVECYNARGRLVFRNAYKGYGDFRGMAVDKESTVYVASHAGKGILQLSGEGERIRMIPTSPLAPLDIAIVPRANKMVVVGRSDIVYIYTFR, from the exons ATGTCTACCGAAAAATCTTTTTCAACTCGAGGGACCTTGTCCACCTTGCATGAGCAGGATGAAAATCTTATCCCTGGACTTCCGGAGAAACTAATCACGTGCCCAGTGTGCAAGAAGACGCTGAAAACGCCGAAGTGCCTACCGTGCCTCCACTCGGTATGTATGAAATGCTTGCATGCGCACATCATGGCATCCGGGCGCCTCGGGAAAACGTTTCCGTGTCCGGTTTGCGGGGAGTCAACTCCCGCGCCGGCGGTAGATCTAAAAGCAGAAGAATGGGCAAAGCATTTTACGTCCAATCCTTTGGTTGATACCGTAATTGACGCAATAGAGCTGCGAAAAGGGGACCGGAAATGCGACCCTTGTCGGACAAACCGGAAACGTGCTCTGGCAATCACGTGGTGCAGCTCGTGCAGGGAGGCTCTCTGTTCCACATGCACAGGCAGTCATCGTGGCATGCGCTTGACACGTGGTCACGCCTTAATCGATCTTAGCACAATCGCGTCACAACCGGTGGCTGCCATCATACAAGACGAAAAATGTCCGGATCACGGCGATCAATTTCTTGTCTTCTATTGTCGCGACCACCGTCAACAATGCTGCCCAACTTGCGCCATTGCCGTCCATCGTCGTTGTGAGAATGTCCTTGAAATGTCTAAACTTGGAAAGGATATTCGCACTCAAGGAAAAGCAGACAAGTTACTTAAACGTCTGCATGCTTGTATTGAAGAGCAACAAACCGCTCTTTTAAACAAAGGAGATGCAAGAGATGCACTGGTATCTAAGAAAATTGATACACTTAAAGAAATTCGAGAtctgaaaattaaaattgtagAGCTACTTGACGATATGGAGACTGCTTTCATAAAGGAGTTTGATTTGTTGCACCAAGAACACGAGCATGAGCTGAAAGCATCCATAGACGCAGGAAATAGAATTACTGGAACAATGGAAAACACTGCATCTATGCTGCAAGCGGCCATCACTCATGCATCTGACTCCCAACTCTTCACAACATTTGAAAAGATACAAGATGAGTGTAGAAGATATGAGAAATACACATTAGAAAACAGGAAAGAATGCAAAGAGCTTGTTTATACCTTCAAAATGGACGAACGGTTGCGGTCGGTCGCAACAACGGTGAGGAAGTTTGGCCATCTTTCAATTCAAAACGACGAAGGTTCATCAAAACCACTGCGAGAATGTTCAGTACGAGAGACAAGCATATTTGGTGCAAGAACACCCTTCGACGACCTACGAGGCGTTGACGCATTTCACAACGGTGACGTCATAATCTCAGACCGGATGAGCAAATCCGTCCTCCTTTTCCGCAACAGCGGAGAGTTCGTCAGTCATGTGAATTTCAACGCGCGCCCCTGGGGTGTGGCGGTTCTTGGTGTCCGTACCGCGTGCGTCTCACTTCCGGAATCGCGGGAAATCCACATTCTGAAATCTTCATACACGAGCCTAGAAGACTTCAGGACCATCAGCACGGGCATCAGTTGTTTTGCGCTCACCAACTTTGTGGGAGAGTACCTGGCCATTCAGCACCGAGAGGAGAAAGAGGAAAAGGGGCGTGTCCAAATCGCACAGTCGGACAAACAGCTGACTCACAAGGTGGCCATTGACATCACTGCCAACCATGACAATATACAG GGCATCACATACGACGAGGCTACAAGCAAGATCTACATCTCTACGGACTTCGACGCCGTGGAGTGCTACAACGCTAGGGGGCGTCTCGTCTTCCGAAACGCGTACAAGGGATACGGGGACTTCCGGGGGATGGCGGTGGACAAGGAGAGCACCGTTTACGTCGCCTCACACGCAGGGAAG
- the LOC128215332 gene encoding BAG family molecular chaperone regulator 2-like: MADEEVDTTTNRLHKLLNDVEKRVEDLRDNALAVQREKQSILEMLQDMQDGAFQQRMSEADRDDIEFNTERLILRCLTIEASVTTPRDDSQEQAFIAVAEIVEKLSLNCGEDPHGNIEKLVAYLNASLPEPLSSNIDSRFQSKLLGCTAEDQKGFRKQLQALHKDVKDKISKTVPNCSPNCSVGNTSNHCNRPGSVSCSTGYTGNGYSSDNEKGIGKVDVLEKGSEVKT; the protein is encoded by the exons ATGGCGGACGAAGAAGTTGATACAACAACAAATCGTCTGCATAAACTATTGAATGATGTAGAAAAACGGGTGGAAGATCTTCGAGACAATGCACTAGCTGTTCAAAGAGAAAAGCAAAGTATTTTGGAAATGCTCCAAGATATGCAGGATGGAGCGTTTCAACAAAGAATGTCTGAAG ctgatCGAGATGACATAGAATTCAACACAGAGAGGCTGATTTTGCGTTGTCTTACCATTGAGGCTTCAGTAACTACACCAAGAGATGATTCCCAGGAGCAAGCCTTCATTGCAGTTGCTGAGATTGTAGAAAAACTGTCATTGAATTGCGGAGAAGATCCGCACGGgaacattgaaaaacttgtTGCGTATTTAAACGCTTCTCTGCCTGAGCCACTAAGCTCAAACATTGACTCAAGATTCCAGTCTAAGCTTCTTGGATGTACAGCTGAGGATCAAAAAGGGTTCAGGAAACAATTACAAGCCCTTCATAAAGATGTCAAAGATAAGATTTCAAAGACTGTGCCTAACTGCTCACCTAACTGCTCAGTTGGAAATACTTCCAACCATTGTAATAGACCAGGAAGTGTTAGTTGTTCTACAGGGTATACTGGAAATGGATACAGCAGTGACAATGAGAAAGGAATTGGCAAAGTGGATGTGCTTGAGAAAGGCTCAGAAGTAAAGACTTAG
- the LOC128214658 gene encoding ras-related protein Rab-23-like, protein MLREEEIEIAIKVVVVGNGAVGKSSMIQRYCKGIFTKDYKKTIGVDFLERQLEVGGEDVRLMLWDTAGQEEFDAITKAYYRGAQACVLAFSTVDRDSFEAIESWKRKVEDEVGEISMVIVQNKIDLIDDALVQTEEAEALAKKLRLRFYRTSVKDNLNVEEVFRYLAEKYLQQLNCEEEEEPATYHQIGTNFINADMNNHYDHKIDRDSFIKTHSNSPKVKTKSEKVKNSKNGKIKLTYNDEGTISLQPSRRRTHGKKSVLMGKCMIL, encoded by the exons ATGTTAAGGGAAGAAGAAATCGAAATTGCGATTAAGGTGGTAGTGGTCGGTAACGGGGCCGTCGGCAAGTCGTCGATGATCCAGCGTTACTGTAAGGGAATCTTCACGAAGGATTACAAGAAAACGATTGGAGTCGACTTCTTGGAACGGCAGTTGGA AGTGGGAGGAGAAGATGTCCGGCTGATGTTGTGGGATACGGCCGGACAGGAGGAGTTTGACGCCATCACCAAGGCCTACTACAGAG GTGCGCAAGCATGTGTTTTGGCATTTTCTACCGTTGATCGGGACTCATTTGAGGCCATCGAGTCATGGAAAAGAAAG GTTGAAGATGAGGTAGGGGAGATAAGCATGGTGATTGTTCAAAACAAGATTGATCTCATTGACGATGCTCTTGTACAAAC AGAAGAAGCAGAGGCGTTGGCCAAAAAGTTGCGACTTCGCTTCTATAGGACCTCAGTGAAGGATAACCTCAATGTTGAAGAAG TGTTCCGGTACCTAGCTGAGAAGTATCTTCAGCAGTTAAACTGTGAAGAGGAGGAGGAACCAGCTACATACCACCAGATTGGAACTA ATTTCATCAATGCAGATATGAATAACCACTACGACCATAAAATAGACAGAGACAGTTTCATCAAAACTCATTCCAACTCAccaaaagtgaaaacaaaaagtgaaaaagtGAAAAACTCAAAAAACGGCAAGATCAAACTGACTTACAACGACGAAGGTACAATTTCGTTACAACCAAGTCGAAGACGGACTCACGGAAAGAAATCAGTGTTAATGGGGAAATGCATGATTTTGTag